From the Oleiharenicola lentus genome, one window contains:
- a CDS encoding DUF3999 family protein, translated as MKKLLRPLRNAIVLGTLTRAVSAFAAIVPTEWRHRQEINVSTPGVIRVELPDATFDAARPDLADLRLLDPDGREIALLVDTPSTPPAHTTRPASFEARLENGNTVLLLGTGTENIGLAAITLETPHPHFLRAAKIEISSDRDSWTSVDEGVPLFRQWGAERLAITLNHRPAAWIRITVQGVTVPFTGASLHFAAAEPVSALPVGARITGRQEFAGETVLTVTLDGKHAPLTALELDTPEPLFMRRVTVAVRDVRDLVPGERIVGSGTLYRVALDGAKPRAQLELNFSHQPLSRELLVHIHNGDSPPLAVNGLRVKREPAGLRFLAPSAGSYTLLAGNPQAKAPRYDLAALVGDLQAATATIVAPGPLQDTTNYQPRASLAEPPLPDVPLTGAPLDPDGWTRRKPVQLAAAGVQELELDAATLAGARHDFADLRLVRAENQIPYLLERTKLARSLTLAPETAPDTRRPSVSTWRLKLPHAGLPLLRLALTSDTPLFQRQFRLYEKVTAGDGRSYEHTLASGEWSRTPEAGSPRTRVFELSNRLQTDTLFLETDNGDNPPVELAGVKAEHAVVRLVFKTAETDGYELLYGNDHTAAPRYDLSLVAPQLLTADRHSARLGAEEAAPAGFARGALRHLKGGYLFWGALSLVVVVLLVVVARLLPKAEASK; from the coding sequence ATGAAAAAACTTCTCCGCCCGCTTCGTAATGCCATCGTGCTGGGCACGCTCACCCGCGCGGTCTCCGCCTTCGCCGCGATCGTGCCCACCGAGTGGCGACACCGGCAGGAAATCAATGTCTCCACGCCCGGGGTCATCCGCGTGGAACTGCCCGACGCTACCTTCGACGCGGCCCGACCCGACCTGGCCGACCTCCGCCTGCTGGATCCGGATGGACGTGAAATCGCCCTGCTGGTTGACACTCCCTCCACGCCGCCGGCCCACACCACGCGCCCGGCCTCCTTCGAGGCGCGGCTGGAAAACGGCAACACCGTGCTGCTGCTTGGCACTGGCACGGAAAACATCGGCCTGGCCGCGATAACACTCGAGACGCCGCACCCGCACTTCCTGCGTGCCGCCAAAATCGAAATTTCTTCCGACCGGGATAGCTGGACCAGCGTGGATGAAGGCGTGCCGCTGTTCCGCCAGTGGGGCGCCGAGCGCCTGGCCATCACGCTGAACCATCGGCCGGCCGCCTGGATCCGGATTACCGTGCAGGGTGTCACGGTGCCGTTCACCGGAGCATCGCTCCATTTCGCGGCGGCTGAGCCGGTCTCAGCGCTGCCGGTGGGAGCCCGCATCACGGGGCGCCAGGAGTTTGCCGGAGAAACGGTGCTGACGGTCACCCTGGACGGAAAGCATGCACCGCTCACCGCGCTGGAACTGGACACGCCCGAGCCCCTTTTTATGCGGCGTGTCACCGTGGCGGTCCGTGATGTGCGCGACCTGGTGCCCGGCGAACGCATCGTCGGCAGTGGCACGCTCTATCGCGTCGCCCTGGACGGAGCGAAACCCCGGGCGCAGCTGGAGCTGAATTTCTCTCATCAACCGCTCTCCCGTGAGCTTCTCGTGCATATCCACAACGGTGACTCGCCGCCCTTGGCGGTGAATGGGCTGCGCGTGAAGCGCGAACCCGCCGGCCTGCGCTTTCTCGCTCCGAGTGCCGGGAGCTACACGTTGTTGGCGGGCAACCCGCAGGCCAAGGCCCCGCGCTATGATCTGGCCGCGCTCGTCGGCGACCTGCAGGCGGCCACGGCCACAATCGTTGCGCCGGGTCCGCTGCAGGACACCACTAATTACCAACCCCGCGCTTCGCTGGCCGAGCCTCCGCTGCCCGACGTGCCGCTTACCGGGGCACCGCTGGATCCCGACGGCTGGACCCGCCGCAAGCCCGTGCAACTCGCCGCCGCGGGCGTGCAGGAACTCGAGCTCGATGCCGCGACGCTGGCCGGTGCCCGTCACGACTTCGCCGACCTCCGCCTCGTGCGCGCGGAGAACCAGATTCCCTACCTCCTCGAACGCACCAAACTCGCCCGCTCGCTCACGCTTGCGCCCGAGACGGCACCGGACACCCGGCGTCCTTCCGTCAGCACCTGGCGCCTCAAGCTTCCGCACGCGGGCTTGCCGCTCCTCCGTCTCGCGCTCACCTCCGACACCCCCCTTTTTCAGCGCCAGTTCCGGCTCTACGAAAAAGTCACTGCCGGCGACGGCCGCTCCTATGAGCACACGCTCGCCAGCGGCGAGTGGAGTCGCACGCCCGAGGCGGGCTCGCCGCGGACCCGGGTGTTCGAGCTCAGCAATCGGCTCCAGACCGACACTCTCTTCCTGGAAACGGACAACGGCGACAACCCGCCCGTCGAACTCGCCGGCGTGAAGGCCGAGCACGCCGTCGTGCGGCTCGTGTTCAAGACGGCCGAGACCGACGGCTACGAACTCCTCTACGGCAACGACCACACCGCGGCCCCCCGCTACGACCTGAGCCTGGTCGCCCCGCAGCTGCTCACCGCCGACCGGCACTCCGCCCGCCTCGGCGCCGAGGAAGCCGCGCCCGCGGGATTCGCCCGCGGTGCCCTGCGGCACCTCAAGGGCGGATACCTGTTTTGGGGCGCGCTCTCGCTGGTCGTCGTCGTGCTGCTCGTGGTGGTCGCCCGCCTGCTGCCCAAGGCCGAAGCATCAAAATAA
- a CDS encoding DUF2339 domain-containing protein gives MEALLILLLLYLAVALIIFPIWAIIKIGGSNTEIESLRQRLSYLDAELKELQIKQRQGVSAKPATPPASVVQPVVVTPPPVVVTPPSMPTPPPAPIEPVSPPVITSVTPSPAASPAPVAEPPPLPPVVAGLTEAGPKVSDSGYTQTAPESAYEKPAFNWELFMGAKLFAWLGGLALFLGVAFFVKYSFETGLVPAEVRVSMGFLTGTGLIVGGIRLVRKGYTAPAQSMVAAGVVSLYAVTFACNSVYKFAFFGTVPTFLLMVLITATAFVLAVRLPAQVVAILGLLGGFLTPILLSTGVDNPGGLFGYLALLDLGLVAVALRTGWRHLVPLSAGGTVLMMIGWAAKFLNAGKVPVAMVVCLSFSALYLAAAAWARRRELSSRAFSLTAAALPFVGFGFAFVFLPYGSLASAAPRYLVYVLMLDAALLALAWRHELLPRIHILAGLTAFVLLSAWTGVHLTDANLPWALAFYLVFAGLHTVFPLWLERARPAAGASWWSQLFAPLTLLLLLLPIWKLDEVSFLIWPAILLVDLIAIGLAVATASLASVVAVLVLTLIATGFCLFRVPADLGLPFPLLLAIGGFSVFFFAAGFWLVRKLGDRLPAGETNGLFGDVRAQLPAFSSLLPFLLLIMATARLAVPDPSMIFGLALLLVVLTLGLAKLLRVDWLPLCALAGVVGLEFAWHTRHFSTEAPALPLFWYFGFYAIFAAYPFAFQKTFADRTGPWATAALAGILHFPLVHRLIAAASPNEFMGLLPALFAVPPLLSLVGILKTVPASEPTRLNQLAWFGGAALFFITLIFPLQFGHEKLTIGWALEGAALLWLFHRVPHPGLRATGVMLLVVAFVRLTGNSAVFSYHVRGDIPILNWYLYAYGVVIAALFIGAKLLAPPRERTLGINSPPLLNTLGVILAFLLLNIQIADFFTAPGATTLTFKFRGSFARDMTYTIAWALFALGLLGAGIWKAQKAARYAAIALLGVALAKLFLHDLARLQALYRVGALMGVAIIAILASFAYQRFLPAHEKTSPPAS, from the coding sequence ATGGAAGCCCTGCTCATCCTCCTCCTGCTTTATCTCGCCGTCGCCCTGATCATATTTCCCATCTGGGCGATCATCAAGATTGGAGGAAGCAACACAGAGATCGAGAGCCTTCGCCAAAGGCTCAGTTACCTCGATGCCGAGCTCAAGGAGCTGCAGATCAAGCAGCGTCAAGGAGTGAGCGCGAAGCCTGCCACGCCGCCTGCATCGGTGGTCCAACCCGTGGTCGTTACTCCGCCACCCGTGGTCGTGACCCCGCCGAGCATGCCGACTCCGCCGCCGGCCCCAATCGAGCCGGTCTCACCCCCGGTCATCACTTCAGTCACGCCCAGTCCCGCAGCATCGCCTGCACCCGTGGCCGAGCCGCCACCGCTGCCGCCGGTTGTAGCCGGCCTCACGGAGGCCGGTCCCAAGGTCAGCGATTCTGGCTACACGCAAACTGCCCCCGAGTCCGCCTACGAAAAGCCCGCCTTCAACTGGGAATTGTTCATGGGCGCAAAACTCTTCGCCTGGCTAGGCGGTCTGGCGCTTTTTCTCGGCGTCGCTTTCTTCGTCAAATACTCCTTCGAGACGGGGCTCGTGCCCGCAGAAGTTCGCGTGTCGATGGGCTTTCTCACCGGAACAGGCCTGATCGTCGGCGGAATCAGGCTCGTCCGCAAAGGCTACACCGCCCCGGCCCAGAGCATGGTCGCTGCAGGTGTCGTCTCGCTCTACGCGGTGACCTTCGCGTGCAACTCCGTCTACAAGTTCGCGTTCTTCGGCACGGTTCCGACCTTCCTGCTGATGGTGCTGATCACCGCCACGGCCTTCGTGCTGGCCGTGAGGCTGCCAGCACAGGTGGTGGCCATCCTCGGCCTGCTCGGCGGCTTCCTCACCCCGATCCTGCTCTCGACCGGCGTGGACAACCCCGGCGGGCTCTTCGGCTACCTCGCGCTGCTCGACCTCGGCCTGGTGGCCGTGGCCCTGCGCACCGGCTGGCGCCACCTCGTGCCGCTCAGCGCGGGCGGCACCGTGCTCATGATGATCGGCTGGGCGGCCAAGTTTCTCAACGCCGGCAAGGTGCCCGTCGCCATGGTGGTGTGTCTTAGCTTCAGCGCGCTCTACCTCGCCGCCGCTGCATGGGCCCGGCGACGCGAGCTCTCCTCCCGGGCCTTCTCGCTCACCGCCGCAGCTCTGCCCTTCGTGGGTTTCGGCTTCGCCTTTGTCTTTCTTCCCTACGGATCACTGGCCAGTGCAGCACCGCGTTACCTGGTATATGTGTTGATGCTCGACGCAGCGCTGCTGGCGCTGGCCTGGCGCCACGAATTACTCCCACGCATCCACATTCTTGCCGGCCTGACGGCGTTCGTACTGCTCAGCGCGTGGACGGGGGTGCATCTGACAGACGCTAATCTGCCGTGGGCGCTGGCGTTTTATCTGGTCTTCGCGGGGCTGCACACGGTGTTCCCGCTCTGGCTGGAGCGTGCGCGCCCCGCGGCCGGGGCCTCGTGGTGGAGCCAGCTGTTCGCCCCGCTCACCCTGCTGCTGCTGTTGTTGCCCATCTGGAAACTCGACGAGGTGTCATTCCTGATCTGGCCCGCCATCCTCCTCGTGGACCTGATTGCCATCGGCCTGGCGGTGGCCACGGCTTCGCTGGCTTCGGTCGTCGCGGTGCTGGTGCTCACGCTCATCGCCACCGGGTTCTGCCTGTTCCGGGTGCCGGCCGATCTCGGCCTGCCGTTCCCGCTGCTGCTGGCCATCGGCGGTTTCTCCGTGTTCTTCTTTGCCGCGGGTTTCTGGCTGGTGCGCAAACTCGGCGACCGGCTGCCGGCCGGGGAAACCAACGGGCTCTTCGGCGATGTCCGGGCGCAACTGCCGGCCTTCTCCTCCTTGCTGCCCTTCCTGCTGCTGATCATGGCCACCGCCCGACTGGCGGTGCCCGACCCGTCGATGATCTTCGGCCTGGCGCTGCTGCTCGTGGTGCTGACGCTCGGCCTTGCGAAACTGCTGCGCGTGGACTGGCTGCCTTTGTGCGCGCTGGCTGGCGTGGTCGGGCTGGAATTCGCTTGGCACACACGCCACTTCAGCACCGAGGCGCCGGCGCTGCCGCTGTTCTGGTATTTCGGTTTTTACGCGATCTTCGCCGCCTACCCGTTTGCCTTCCAGAAAACGTTCGCCGATCGCACCGGCCCTTGGGCCACGGCCGCCTTGGCAGGCATCTTGCATTTCCCACTTGTCCACCGGTTGATCGCAGCGGCGTCACCCAACGAGTTCATGGGCCTGCTCCCGGCGCTGTTCGCGGTGCCGCCGCTGCTGAGCCTCGTCGGCATCCTGAAAACCGTGCCCGCGAGCGAGCCGACGCGCCTCAACCAGCTCGCCTGGTTCGGCGGCGCCGCCCTGTTCTTTATCACGCTCATCTTCCCGCTCCAGTTCGGTCATGAAAAACTTACCATTGGCTGGGCGCTGGAAGGCGCGGCGTTGCTCTGGCTCTTCCACCGCGTGCCGCATCCGGGCCTGCGCGCCACGGGCGTCATGCTGCTGGTCGTCGCCTTCGTGCGCCTGACAGGCAACAGCGCGGTCTTCTCCTACCACGTGCGCGGCGATATCCCGATTCTCAACTGGTATCTCTACGCCTACGGCGTGGTCATTGCCGCGCTGTTCATCGGCGCCAAGCTCCTCGCCCCGCCCCGCGAGCGCACGTTGGGAATCAACTCGCCTCCCCTGCTCAACACGCTCGGTGTCATCCTCGCGTTTCTGCTGCTTAACATCCAGATCGCCGACTTCTTCACGGCCCCGGGCGCGACCACCCTCACCTTCAAGTTCCGCGGCAGCTTCGCCCGCGACATGACCTACACCATCGCGTGGGCGCTGTTTGCCCTCGGTCTGCTCGGCGCCGGCATTTGGAAGGCGCAGAAGGCCGCCCGCTACGCCGCCATCGCGCTGCTCGGCGTCGCCCTGGCCAAGCTCTTCCTCCACGACCTCGCCCGCCTCCAAGCCCTCTACCGCGTCGGAGCGCTCATGGGGGTGGCCATCATCGCGATCCTCGCCTCCTTCGCCTACCAGCGGTTCCTCCCTGCCCATGAAAAAACTTCTCCGCCCGCTTCGTAA